In one window of Zygosaccharomyces rouxii strain CBS732 chromosome E complete sequence DNA:
- the EAF3 gene encoding Eaf3p (similar to gnl|GLV|KLLA0E13541g Kluyveromyces lactis KLLA0E13541g and some similarites with YPR023C uniprot|Q12432 Saccharomyces cerevisiae YPR023C EAF3 Esa1p-associated factor nonessential component of the NuA4 acetyltransferase complex homologous to Drosophila dosage compensation protein MSL3): MLEVGGKCLAYHGPMLYEAKVLRIWNPTTQSVSVVQDGQEVSVSMKKDKEELSEDTKALGGVPESLAGQECYFVHYQGWKSTWDEWIGLDRIREYNDENLGLKKRLIEEAKEAKKQQQEQKKRKENVLKRGRPSETGTVPRTSSSGRSSSNPGENGNTTTSGNNGTSSTKQGSHGPTTAGTVPLPQGSAPKITLHIPVKLKSLLVDDWEYVTKDKKVCKIPSPVLTVQQLLEEYEASASNELESPAQQSQLSEYCMGLRLYFERSLPLLLLYRLERLQYEELLQKEKYANTSVLHLYGPIHLLRLLSILPDLMATTTMDGQSCQLIVRRTEHLFEWIVTNMERLFNGKEETYVNTSSQYEGVALGL, encoded by the coding sequence ATGCTCGAAGTAGGAGGGAAGTGTCTAGCATACCATGGGCCCATGCTTTATGAGGCCAAGGTTTTACGCATCTGGAATCCGACCACTCAGAGTGTTTCCGTGGTTCAGGATGGTCAAGAGGTTTCGGTATCCATGAAAAAGGATAAGGAGGAATTGTCGGAGGATACCAAGGCATTAGGCGGAGTTCCTGAGTCTTTAGCAGGTCAAGAATGTTACTTTGTGCATTATCAGGGCTGGAAGTCTACCTGGGACGAATGGATTGGGTTGGACAGAATACGTGAATACAACGACGAAAATCTAgggttgaagaaaaggCTCATCGAAGAGGCAAAAGAAGCTAAGAAGCAACAGCAAGAGCAGAAGAAGCGCAAGGAAAATGTTCTCAAGAGAGGTAGACCGTCTGAAACCGGCACTGTTCCTAgaacttcatcatcaggtcgttcttcttctaatcCCGGTGAAAACGGTAATACCACGACAAGCGGTAACAATGGGACCAGCAGCACTAAACAGGGGTCGCATGGCCCCACTACCGCGGGAACGGTGCCGCTTCCACAAGGTAGTGCGCCCAAGATAACGTTACACATTCCggtaaaattgaaatcactGCTTGTGGACGACTGGGAATACGTGACGAAGGATAAAAAAGTGTGCAAGATACCGTCACCAGTACTAACGGTGCAGCAGCTGCTAGAGGAGTATGAAGCTAGTGCTTCGAACGAGCTGGAATCACCAGCACAACAGTCCCAATTGTCAGAATACTGTATGGGTCTGAGGCTTTATTTCGAGCGTAGTCTCCCTTTACTACTGCTGTACAGATTAGAAAGACTGCAATACGAagaacttttacaaaaggaaaaatacGCAAATACGAGTGTACTACACCTGTATGGGCCTATTCATTTACTAAGGTTACTGAGTATTTTGCCCGATCTTATGGCGACAACAACGATGGACGGTCAAAGTTGCCAGTTGATTGTAAGGCGAACAGAGCACCTGTTCGAATGGATAGTAACGAATATGGAAAGATTATTTAACGGTAAGGAGGAAACTTATGTGAATACATCGAGTCAATACGAAGGTGTAGCTTTAGGTTTATAA